The Mugil cephalus isolate CIBA_MC_2020 chromosome 19, CIBA_Mcephalus_1.1, whole genome shotgun sequence genome has a window encoding:
- the LOC124996729 gene encoding liver-expressed antimicrobial peptide 2-like, whose product MKTLKEKIIVLSVVLSLICFTQVNSMPLPKELNGLVQRTKRSLVWRWNIMKPVGTSCRGHAECGTNYCRKYVCSFWYST is encoded by the exons ATGAAAACTCTAAAGGAAAAAATCATCGTCCTTTCGGTTGTCCTGTCCCTAATATGCTTCACCCAG GTCAATTCAATGCCTTTACCCAAAGAGCTGAATGGTTTGGTGCAGCGGACCAAACGGTCACTGGTGTGGCGCTGGAACATTATGAAGCCTGTTGGAACCAGCTGCAGGGGTCACGCTGAATGTGGCACTAATTACTGCAG GAAATATGTTTGCTCCTTCTGGTACTCCACATAA
- the scarb2c gene encoding lysosome membrane protein 2c: MLLKSCCIYGTGAFSILMLILGISLVLSSVFPHLLQSMVEKEVVLKNGTDTFAAWENPPAHIYMQFYFFNLTNPAEVLLGDRPAVVEIGPYTYREYRPMEQVDFQDNGTKVAAVNTKTYIFVRNMSRGPESDLIRTVNIPAVTIMEKFKDSLYLSNIISSLMKYLDENLFTTRTVGELLWGYEDRLLADFKKFQHDLDDVFGLFYKSNASNDGEYVFFTGQQNYKDFARVDTWNGGSSLSWWTSDECNMINGTNGAFFHPVITKSETLYMFSSDLCRSLYALYDKEVTVKGVPGYRFVPPSKVFANVSVNPDNAGFCVPAGNCQGSGVLNVSPCKQGAPIIMSSPHFYEADEKFAQDVFGMKPDKEQHQTTIDIHPLTGIVLQAAKRLQINVYLEQMPRFSQTGNVRTVVLPVVYLNESALIDDASAKKLQMIVMEKDVVENIPFMLIGLGIILGVVFMLLMCRQRVPESTSAERQPLLSS, translated from the exons ATGCTACTGAAATCATGTTGCATTTACGGCACCGGAGCCTTTTCTATTCTCATGCTGATTCTCGGCATTTCCCTGGTTTTGTCCAGCGTGTTTCCACATCTTCTACAGTCGATGGTTGAAAAG GAAGTCGTTTTAAAAAACGGCACGGACACATTTGCGGCCTGGGAAAATCCACCGGCACACATCTACATGCAGTTTTACTTCTTCAATCTCACAAATCCCGCGGAGGTGTTGCTGGGTGACAGGCCGGCTGTGGTCGAGATTGGTCCGTATACATACAG AGAGTACCGGCCTATGGAGCAGGTTGACTTCCAGGATAATGGCACTAAAGTAGCAGCTGTCAACACTAAAACCTACATTTTCGTGCGTAACATGTCCCGAGGTCCTGAGAGTGACCTCATCAGGACGGTCAACATCCCTGCCGTG ACGATAATGGAGAAATTTAAGGACAGCCTATATCTTTCCAATATTATCTCCTCCCTCATGAAATATCTTGATGAAAACCTCTTCACCACCCGCACAGTGGGAGAGCTTCTGTGGGGATATGAAGATCGCCTCCTTGCAGACTTCAAAAAGTTCCAGCACGACCTGGATGATGTTTTCGGACTCTTCTATAAG AGCAATGCTTCAAACGATGGGGAGTATGTGTTCTTCACCGGTCAACAGAACTACAAGGACTTCGCTAGAGTGGACACATGGAACGGTGGAAG TTCCTTGAGCTGGTGGACATCTGACGAGTGCAACATGATCAATGGGACCAACGGCGCCTTTTTCCACCCAGTCATCACCAAGAGTGAGACTCTCTACATGTTCTCCTCTGACCTTTGCAG GTCTCTGTACGCTCTGTATGACAAAGAGGTGACGGTGAAGGGGGTCCCCGGGTATCGATTCGTCCCCCCCTCCAAGGTGTTTGCCAATGTGTCTGTGAACCCGGACAACGCAGGCTTTTGCGTGCCTGCCGGTAATTGCCAGGGCTCCGGTGTGCTGAATGTCAGCCCATGTAAACAAG GAGCTCCCATCATAATGTCTTCACCGCACTTCTACGAGGCAGATGAGAAGTTTGCTCAGGACGTGTTTGGCATGAAACCTGACAAGGAGCAGCACCAGACGACCATTGATATTCATCCG CTAACGGGAATCGTCCTGCAAGCAGCGAAGCGTCTCCAGATTAACGTCTATTTGGAGCAGATGCCCAGGTTCAG CCAAACAGGAAACGTGAGGACGGTGGTCCTCCCTGTGGTTTATCTCAACgag AGCGCCCTCATTGACGACGCCTCAGCCAAGAAGCTGCAGATGATCGTCATGGAGAAGGATGTCGTGGAGAACATCCCGTTCATGCTGATTGGTCTGGGCATTATTCTGGGAGTAGTCTTCATGCTGTTGATGTGTCGACAGAGAGTCCCTGAG AGCACCTCCGCTGAACGGCAGCCGCTCCTCTCGTCATAG